From a single Opisthocomus hoazin isolate bOpiHoa1 chromosome 6, bOpiHoa1.hap1, whole genome shotgun sequence genomic region:
- the NPHS2 gene encoding podocin, protein MRMDKRSRSNSRESHKRRRESSATQSKREKRESSREAGKGRGEVKQEKAKEIKSTAGTDGRVHTSTVVDVDDVISDEEMEAMALLDSEQQEEGVKSPGLGICEWLLTILSFLFVIMTFPISVWFCMKVVREYERAIVFRLGHLLPGRARGPGLFFFLPCLDTYHKVDLRLKTLEIPFHQVVTKDMVTLEIDAVCYYRLENASLLLTTLTSISSAIQLLVQTTTKRLLAHRAFSELLLERKSISQEIKVALDAVTGCWGIKVERTEINNVQLPAEVRQSLAVEAEAQRQAKVRVIAAEAEKAASESLRTAAEILSSAPAAAQLRYLHALHSLTAEKPAAFILPLPLDSMNLLSPAIHSPPAASSLLTGTTKLPESPKDKKDSPML, encoded by the exons ATGAGGATGGATAAGAGGTCTCGGAGCAATTCCAGGGAGTCTCACAAGAGACGCAGAGAGTCCTCAGCTACACAGAGCAAACGAGAGAagagggagagcagcagagaagctgGCAAAGGAAGGGGAGAAGTAAAGCAGGAGAAAGCAAAGGAGATCAAGAGCACCGCAGGGACTGACGGTAGGGTACACACATCCACGGTGGTGGATGTGGACGATGTGATATCTGATGAAGAAATGGAGGCAATGGCGTTGCTGGACAGCGAGCAGCAAGAGGAAG GTGTAAAGTCTCCTGGTCTGGGTATCTGCGAGTGGCTGCTGACCATCTTGTCTTTCCTGTTCGTCATAATGACCTTCCCCATTTCTGTCTGGTTCTGCATGAAG GTAGTGAGGGAGTACGAGAGAGCCATCGTTTTCCGACTTGGGCATCTCCTTCCTGGCAGAGCCAGAGGGCCTG gccttttctttttccttccctgtctgGATACATATCACAAGGTAGACCTCCGCCTCAAAACCCTAGAGATTCCCTTCCATCAG GTGGTAACGAAAGACATGGTTACCTTGGAGATAGATGCCGTCTGCTATTACCGTTTGGAGAATGCCTCTCTTCTCCTCACCACCCTGACCAGTATCTCCAGTGCCATTCAGCTGCTGGTGCAGACCACCACAAAGCGCCTCCTGGCACACCGAGCCTTCTCTGAACTTCTCTTGGAGAGGAAGAGCATCAGCCAGGAGATAAAG GTGGCTTTGGACGCCGTCACAGGCTGCTGGGGGATCAAAGTGGAGAGAACAGAAAT TAACAACGTGCAGCTGCCTGCTGAAGTCCGGCAGTCCCTGGCTGTGGAAGCAGAGGCCCAGAGACAGGCCAAAGTGCGG GTGATCGCTGCTGAGGCGGAAAAGGCTGCTTCTGAGTCCCTGCGGACGGCAGCTGAGATCCTGTCCAGtgcccctgctgctgctcagctccgtTACCTCCATGCACTGCACTCCCTTACTGCAGAGAAACCTGCTGCTTTCATCTTGCCCTTGCCTTTGGATTCCATGAACCTGCTGTCTCCGGCTATCCACAGTCCTCCAGCAGCAAGCAGCCTTCTCACAGGCACCACAAAGCTCCCAGAAAGCCCGAAAGACAAGAAGGACTCACCCATGCTCTGA